From Triticum urartu cultivar G1812 chromosome 2, Tu2.1, whole genome shotgun sequence, a single genomic window includes:
- the LOC125541453 gene encoding heavy metal-associated isoprenylated plant protein 16-like: MKQKIVIQLSLSCDKRRSKALTMAARAAGVTSMEITGDARDQLEVVGDGVDPVCLVSCLRKKLGHAQIIKVEEVKKPEEKKDEPKPEPVHPPPYFFYPPSCSYYPHQYPLYF, translated from the coding sequence CAAAAGATTGTCATCCAGTTGAGCTTGTCGTGCGACAAACGACGGTCCAAAGCACTGACAATGGCCgccagagcagccggggtgacgTCGATGGAGATTACCGGCGACGCCAGGGACCAGCTGGAGGTTGTCGGCGACGGCGTCGACCCGGTGTGCCTCGTCAGCTGCCTCCGCAAGAAGCTCGGCCACGCCCAAATCATCAAGGTggaggaagtgaagaagccggaGGAGAAGAAGGATGAGCCGAAGCCAGAGCCCGTGCACCCGCCGCCCTACTTCTTCTACCCGCCCAGCTGCTCCTACTACCCCCACCAGTATCCGCTGTACTTCTGA